From Astyanax mexicanus isolate ESR-SI-001 chromosome 13, AstMex3_surface, whole genome shotgun sequence, the proteins below share one genomic window:
- the r3hdml gene encoding R3H domain containing-like: MHADCSYLFLAVLLWATPCCRAAVSPSSSAELTFLSSSAGLELENGLRNSSRAAGSRRKRYVSSRDMTALLEYHNRVRSQVFPPAANMEYMVWDERLAKSAESWASQCIWDHGPSHVMKYMGQNLSISSGRYRSVIELVRSWHDEKNSFSYPNRCTGSVCSHYTQMVWASTNRIGCAINRCSNMYVFGSTWKQATLLVCNYSIKGNWVGEAPYKTGKPCSACPSVYGGSCNKNQCSTSKRRRNWF; this comes from the exons ATGCATGCTGACTGCTCCTACCTCTTCCTGGCTGTCCTCCTGTGGGCGACTCCATGCTGTAGAGCAGCCGTATCTCCCTCCAGCAGCGCTGAGCTCACGTTCCTCAGCTCCTCAGCAGGTCTGGAGCTGGAGAACGGGCTGAGGAACAGCAGCCGAGCCGCCGGCAGCCGGAGGAAGCGCTACGTTTCCTCCAGAGACATGACGGCACTGCTGGAGTACCACAACCGGGTCCGCTCCCAGGTCTTCCCACCCGCAGCCAACATGGAGTACATG GTGTGGGACGAGAGGCTTGCTAAATCTGCTGAGTCGTGGGCCTCTCAGTGTATATGGGACCACGGGCCTTCCCACGTAATGAAATATATGGGCCAGAACCTGTCCATCAGCTCTGGAAG GTACAGGTCAGTTATTGAGCTGGTGAGGTCGTGGCACGATGAGAAAAACTCCTTCTCCTATCCCAACAGATGCACTGGCTCCGTCTGTTCCCACTACACTCAG ATGGTGTGGGCGAGCACCAATAGGATTGGGTGTGCCATCAACAGGTGTTCAAACATGTACGTGTTCGGGAGCACATGGAAACAGGCCACCTTGCTGGTCTGCAACTACTCCATCAA GGGGAACTGGGTGGGAGAAGCTCCGTATAAAACAGGAAAGCCATGCTCCGCCTGCCCTTCGGTTTACGGAGGATCGTGCAACAAGAACCAGTGCTCCACATCAAAACGCAGGAGAAACTGGTTTTAG
- the fitm2 gene encoding acyl-coenzyme A diphosphatase FITM2 → MAACLGSVVQLLVSFWKPNIRIIRQFLPFFFFGVSLTGSILKELDVVPQTYFSSSRNLLNLYFVKISWGWNLVLLLPFLFLSNSYNRTHIYVLKRLTALVVATAIWYICTETFFYIEDITGTCYGQSESVQVVREEFSTKAECRRAGLMWDGFDISGHSFILAYSTFLIVEEMVPMLHLVQHNQKRTAVLDALYVALNAIVVIWVWMFACTSVYFHETIHKILGTGCAVLGWYLTYKAWYLNPFSPGLPPHHSDHKQHE, encoded by the exons ATGGCAGCGTGTTTAGGCAGTGTGGTGCAGCTCCTGGTATCGTTTTGGAAGCCGAATATTAGAATAATCCGCcagtttttaccatttttcttcTTTGGAGTTTCTCTAACTGGATCAATACTGAAGGAATTGGACGTTGTCCCGCAGACGtacttcagcagcagcagaaatctCTTAAACCT gtATTTTGTAAAGATCTCTTGGGGCTGGAACCTGGTTCTGCTGCTCCCGTTTCTGTTCCTCTCCAACTCCTACAACAGAACCCATATCTATGTGTTGAAGCGTCTCACAGCTCTGGTGGTGGCGACGGCGATCTGGTACATCTGCACCGAGACGTTTTTCTACATCGAGGACATCACAGGGACGTGTTACGGGCAGTCTGAGTCCGTGCAGGTCGTTCGTGAAGAGTTCAGCACGAAGGCGGAGTGCAGGAGAGCCGGGTTAATGTGGGACGGCTTTGATATATCGGGTCATTCGTTCATTCTGGCCTATTCTACGTTCCTTATCGTCGAAGAGATGGTTCCCATGCTGCACCTGGTGCAGCACAATCAGAAGAGGACAGCTGTGCTGGATGCTCTGTATGTGGCGCTCAATGCTATCGTGGTTATTTGGGTATGGATGTTTGCCTGCACTTCTGTGTACTTCCACGAAACCATTCACAAGATCCTGGGAACTGGGTGTGCTGTGCTGGGATGGTATCTGACCTACAAGGCCTGGTACCTGAACCCGTTTTCTCCGGGGTTACCGCCGCACCACAGCGACCACAAACAACACGAATAG
- the senp1 gene encoding sentrin-specific protease 1 — protein sequence MFNKLYQWFGTGIANLRNGEAPGGDHIGTGQQQDGPPRRKRPIDCLEDVDGIEEHRAVKKFRMGDFMDTMKNAAEGVKTHGSSVASWMRSSVSPTLRNMLPASPDPPQTESTDLPTSLPAANASGSENTESKFAEKSPGTLEDTFMAPSTAVEWKTIVKSGSVRTEQSVTISKVSRRQFSTSFTQHDTHKTNGHSANLPSLCTSKPCPSPRLGRPLYLRPHRTPSRFSTSGPSTGNTSYTSMFEKTFPIRVVQSPSHGTSSRQWRGRPHCTAQESVREEEKEVYRQLLSVVSDGQSSFFCDGSHPGIRSHRDFSSFLTTSRRLLRCASPAGSGAGESSFGLSSQPPSPHTSSALPSPVAVSNGPEPLPWSSENDHESGLKRPAVAMRSALSPAALQDTSSQDTQSSAHDGDSVIFVKEQQGKRSESSSVPCFQAELWIKELTSLYDSRARERRRLIEEQEALASQLLRQRLSSEERAGLSSVELKVRVPLEKEVPLAPVVKEPEPTVEEPEFPELTEAMENEVNKALRGGSQDEVLSEGFRLTITRKDLQTLSHLNWLNDEVINFYMNMLVERSKASHLPSVYTFNTFFYPKLRSSGYSTVRRWTKKVDIFSVDIILVPVHLGVHWCLSVVDFRKKSIMYFDSMGGNNDEACRILLKYLEQESEDKRGRDFDTSGWILQSKKRNEIPQQMNGSDCGMFTCKYAEYITKDKPITFTQKHMPYFRRRMVWEILNRRLL from the exons atgtttaataagcTCTACCAGTGGTTCGGGACTGGAATAGCTAACCTTCGCAACGGAGAAGCGCCCGGTGGGGATCATATCGGCACGGGGCAGCAGCAAGACGGTCCTCCCCGGAGAAAGAGACCCATAGACTG TCTGGAAGATGTGGATGGCATTGAAGAACACCGAGCTGTCAAGAAATTTAGAATGG GAGATTTTATGGACACGATGAAGAATGCGGCCGAGGGGGTGAAGACCCATGGCTCTTCTGTTGCATCGTGGATGCGCAGCAGTGTCAGCCCAACCTTGAGGAACATGCTGCCTGCCTCTCCTGACCCACCACAGACAGAATCCACAGACCTGCCCACATCTCTTCCTGCAGCCAATGCATCGGGGTCTGAAAATACTGAAAGCAAG TTTGCAGAAAAATCACCTGGAACACTCGAGGACACTTTCATGGCTCCTTCTACTGCTGTGGAGTGGAAGACCATTGTTAAATCAG GCTCTGTAAGGACTGAGCAGTCGGTGACTATTTCTAAGGTCAGCAGGCGGCAGTTCTCTACAAGCTTTACACAACATGATACCCACAAAACGAACGGCCACTCGGCCAACCTGCCCTCTCTCTGCACCTCTAAACCCTGCCCTTCCCCTCGGCTTGGTCGGCCCTTGTACCTCAGACCTCACAGAACACCAAG CCGGTTCTCTACATCTGGTCCAAGCACAGGGAACACGTCTTACACCAGCATGTTCGAGAAGACGTTTCCCATTCGAGTGGTCCAGAGCCCGTCTCATGGCACCTCCAGTCGTCAGTGGCGAGGAAGACCTCACTGTACAGCACAGGAG TCAGTACGTGAGGAGGAAAAGGAAGTGTACAGACAGTTGTTGTCCGTGGTGTCTGATGGTCAGTCATCGTTCTTTTGTGACGGAAGTCATCCAGGCATCAGATCACATCGAGACTT CTCCAGTTTCCTGACAACGAGCCGGAGACTGCTCCGGTGTGCTTCCCCTGCAGGCTCAGGAGCAGGAGAATCTTCATTTGGTTTATCCAGCCAGCCTCCCAGCCCTCACACTTCCAGCGCCCTGCCCAGCCCTGTGGCGGTCTCCAACGGTCCTGAGCCTCTGCCCTGGAGCTCTGAAAACGACCACGAGTCAGGCTTAAAAAGACCAGCAGTGGCCATGCGGTCTGCACTGTCACCGGCTGCTCTTCAGGATACTTCCTCTCAGGACACACAGTCATCGG CTCACGATGGAGACTCTGTTATTTTTGTAAAGGAACAACAGGGAAAAAGATCAGAGAGCTCCAG CGTGCCGTGTTTCCAAGCTGAACTTTGGATCAAGGAACT GACTAGCCTCTATGACTCTCGTGCTCGGGAGAGGCGGCGGCTCATTGAGGAGCAGGAAGCTCTGGCTTCTCAGCTCTTGCGCCAG CGTCTGTCCAGTGAGGAGAGAGCTGGATTATCCAGTGTGGAGCTGAAGGTGCGAGTACCTCTAGAAAAAGAGGTTCCGTTAGCACCTGTCGTTAAGGAGCCAGAGCCGACTGTAGAGGAGCCAGAATTCCCTGAGCTGACAGAG gccatGGAGAATGAGGTGAACAAAGCGCTGAGGGGAGGAAGTCAGGACGAAGTTCTCAGTGAGGGATTCCGTCTAACCATCACCAGGAAGGACCTGCAGACCCTCAGCCACCTCAATTGGCTCAATGATGAG GTGATTAATTTCTACATGAATATGCTGGTGGAGCGCAGTAAAGCGTCTCACCTGCCCTCCGTCTACACCTTCAACACCTTCTTCTACCCAAAGCTGCGCAGCTCTGGCTACTCCACTGTGCGCCGCTGGACCAAGAAAGTGGACATCTTCTCTGTGGACATCATTCTGGTGCCTGTCCACCTGGGGGTGCACTGGTGTCTCTCT GTCGTGGATTTCCGCAAGAAGAGCATCATGTACTTCGACTCCATGGGAGGAAACAATGACGAGGCATGCAGGATTTTGTT AAAATATTTGGAACAAGAAAGTGAAGATAAAAGAGGACGAGACTTTGATACCTCAGGCTGGATCCTTCAGAGCAAAAAACGCAAC GAGATCCCTCaacaaatgaatggaagtgaCTGCGGAATGTTCACATGCAAATATGCTGAATACATCACCAAAGACAAGCCAATTACATTTACACAG AAACACATGCCGTATTTCAGGAGGCGGATGGTCTGGGAGATCCTGAACCGAAGACTCCTGTAA